The Mangrovibacterium diazotrophicum DNA window CTACTTTTTTTTCACAAAAACAAAGCTATAAATTCAGGCGCAACATCTTAAATTCAAACCAAAGCTTTCAGGGAATACTTTTACTTTTGAAGAAAAAAAGCAAATGAAGCTCGCAGTCATCGACCTCGGAACAAATACCTGCAATTTAGTTATCGCTGAAATAGACGGACAGAACTATCAAATCCTCCACCAGGGAAAAGTAGGAGTAAAACTGGGCAAAGGTGGAATTAACAAGAAAATGCTCACCGCCGAAGCGTTTGAGCGTGCTGTCTCTGCATTGAAAAAGCATCAGGAAACGATTGCCCGATTTGATGCACACAAAACGATCACCATCGCAACTTCTGCTGTGCGGGATGCCGATAACAAAGCTGAATTCACGCAAGCACTATTTGATGCAACAGGCTTGGAGCTTTCCGTTATCTCCGGAGAGGAAGAAGCGCGCTTGATTTTCGATGGCGTGACGCTGGCTTTGGACCAAATACCGGCCAACAGCCTGATTATGGATATCGGGGGTGGCAGTAATGAGTTTATTCAAACTGAATCTAACAGAGTATTCTGGAAAGAAAGTTTCCCACTGGGGATGGCCCGAGTTGTGGATGGATTTAAGATTTCGGATCCTATTCTACCATCTGAAATCATCGCTATTGAAAGCTGGTTCGCATCCGGTCTAGCAAATCTTTGGAATCAGTTTAACGGAAAACGGGCGACTCAACTCATCGGCTGCTCCGGCGCTTTCGACACGCTTGCCGACCTGATAGATGATACCGCCCCAGGAACAAAAGCCCGGATTACCCAGGATATCAGTCTAAATGAATTCAATTTAATCGCCGATATGATTATTCGTTCAACCAAATCAGAGCGAGAGAAACTTAAAGCAATGGAACCTTTGCGCGTCGAAATGATCGTACCTGCTTTCATCCTCATTCGCTTAGTTTTGCGAAAACTGAATATTTCAAAAATCACACAGACCGACTTCGCTCTTCGTGAAGGCGTTTTGAAGGAATGGATTAATCGTTAAATTTGTTCTAATACTGAAAATCGCACAGACATGTCAAAAATACTCGTAATCGACGACGAACGCAGCATTCGTAATACTTTAAAGGACATCCTTGAATATGAAAAATACCAGGTAGATCTCGCTGAAGAAGGAACTGCGGGACTGGAAATGATCAAAAAGAGTGAGTACGACATCATCTTGTGCGACATCAAAATGCCGGGAATGGACGGTATTGAAGTGTTGGAAAAAATTTCAGAATCTGGAATTGATACACCTGTTGTGATGATTTCCGGACACGGAAACATTGACACGGCAGTGGAGTCGATCAAGAAAGGTGCTTTCGACTTCATTGAAAAACCACTGGATTTAAATCGCTTACTCATTACCATTCGTAATGCCATGGATAAATCAAACCTGATTACCGAGACGAAGGTGCTGAAAAAGAAAGTTAGCAAGAAATATGAGATTGTGGGTGAATCCGAAGCTATTCGAAAAATTACCGACATGGCCGACCGTGTTGCCCCAACGGAAGCACGCGTGTTAATTACAGGCTCAAACGGCACAGGCAAAGAACTCATTGCCCGCCGCTTACACGAGAAAAGTAACCGTGCGGCCCAGCCGTTCGTCGAAGTTAACTGCGCGGCCATTCCGTCTGAGTTAATTGAAAGTGAATTGTTCGGGCACGAGAAAGGCGCATTCACCTCTGCCTTAAAACAACGAAAAGGAAAATTTGAGCAAGCCGATGGCGGAACGCTGTTTCTTGATGAAATAGGCGATATGAGCCTCTCTGCCCAAGCAAAAGTTTTGCGAGCACTTCAGGAAAACATTGTTACCCGAGTTGGAGGCGACAAACCGACCAAAGTGGATGTACGCGTTATCGCGGCTACCAATAAAAACCTGAGCGATGAAATTGAAAAAGGGAATTTCAGAGAAGACTTATACCATCGTTTGAGCGTGATCTTGATAAAAGTACCTGCACTAAATGAACGTCCAGACGACATTCCGCTGTTAGCCAATCACTTTATTGAGCAAATTTGCGGTGAATACGGCATGCCGCAAAAAACGATTACCGAAGATGCGATTGAAAAGCTACAAGAGATGCGGTGGACCGGTAATATCCGCGAATTCAGAAACGTCATTGAACGACTGATTATTCTTTGCGACAAAACAATTTCCGGAGCCGACGTTGATGCATTTGCCGCACCTTTAAAATAAATCGCAAAATCCACATTCCTACAACA harbors:
- a CDS encoding sigma-54-dependent transcriptional regulator gives rise to the protein MSKILVIDDERSIRNTLKDILEYEKYQVDLAEEGTAGLEMIKKSEYDIILCDIKMPGMDGIEVLEKISESGIDTPVVMISGHGNIDTAVESIKKGAFDFIEKPLDLNRLLITIRNAMDKSNLITETKVLKKKVSKKYEIVGESEAIRKITDMADRVAPTEARVLITGSNGTGKELIARRLHEKSNRAAQPFVEVNCAAIPSELIESELFGHEKGAFTSALKQRKGKFEQADGGTLFLDEIGDMSLSAQAKVLRALQENIVTRVGGDKPTKVDVRVIAATNKNLSDEIEKGNFREDLYHRLSVILIKVPALNERPDDIPLLANHFIEQICGEYGMPQKTITEDAIEKLQEMRWTGNIREFRNVIERLIILCDKTISGADVDAFAAPLK
- a CDS encoding Ppx/GppA phosphatase family protein — translated: MKLAVIDLGTNTCNLVIAEIDGQNYQILHQGKVGVKLGKGGINKKMLTAEAFERAVSALKKHQETIARFDAHKTITIATSAVRDADNKAEFTQALFDATGLELSVISGEEEARLIFDGVTLALDQIPANSLIMDIGGGSNEFIQTESNRVFWKESFPLGMARVVDGFKISDPILPSEIIAIESWFASGLANLWNQFNGKRATQLIGCSGAFDTLADLIDDTAPGTKARITQDISLNEFNLIADMIIRSTKSEREKLKAMEPLRVEMIVPAFILIRLVLRKLNISKITQTDFALREGVLKEWINR